One window of Candidatus Microthrix subdominans genomic DNA carries:
- a CDS encoding enoyl-CoA hydratase/isomerase family protein — MSQADDVPLEVVRTDDDVVIATLRNGKVNALSNRVLDAVADAAAEWAQDPPGAVVLTGGPKLFAAGADIDQFVAAAGDESGENDARSSGADTLVDGDAVRAIARSFRRAGQALESLGCPVIAEVSGYALGGGCELALAADLRIASDRAVFGQPEILLGIIPGGGGTQRLTRLIGPSRAKDLIFTGRQVDAAEAHRIGLVDEVVAHDRLRERTMELASELAGGPRRAMALAKAAINDGGQGSLDAGLDVEEQAFVDVFETDDAAVGVGSFRRHGPGKAAFSGR, encoded by the coding sequence ATGTCCCAAGCGGACGACGTTCCCCTCGAGGTGGTGCGCACCGACGACGACGTGGTGATCGCCACCTTGCGGAACGGCAAGGTCAACGCTTTGTCCAACCGGGTGCTCGACGCCGTGGCTGACGCCGCCGCCGAGTGGGCGCAGGACCCGCCAGGGGCGGTCGTGCTGACCGGCGGACCCAAGCTGTTTGCCGCCGGCGCCGACATCGATCAGTTTGTCGCCGCCGCCGGCGACGAGTCCGGCGAGAACGATGCGAGGTCGAGCGGTGCCGACACGCTGGTCGATGGCGACGCAGTGCGGGCCATCGCCCGCTCGTTCCGTCGTGCGGGCCAGGCCCTGGAGTCCCTCGGTTGCCCCGTCATCGCCGAGGTGTCGGGCTATGCGCTGGGCGGTGGCTGCGAGCTGGCGCTGGCCGCCGACCTGAGGATCGCGTCCGACCGGGCGGTATTCGGCCAGCCCGAGATCCTGCTTGGCATCATCCCGGGCGGTGGCGGCACCCAGCGCCTGACCCGTCTGATCGGCCCGTCTCGGGCCAAGGACCTCATCTTCACCGGGCGCCAGGTCGATGCCGCCGAAGCCCACCGGATCGGGTTGGTCGACGAGGTGGTGGCCCACGACCGGTTGCGGGAGCGGACCATGGAGCTGGCAAGCGAGCTGGCGGGCGGGCCCCGGCGGGCCATGGCGCTGGCCAAGGCGGCGATCAACGATGGCGGACAGGGCAGCCTGGATGCCGGCCTCGATGTGGAGGAGCAGGCCTTCGTCGACGTCTTCGAAACCGACGACGCCGCCGTCGGCGTGGGGTCCTTCCGACGACACGGGCCCGGCAAGGCCGCGTTCAGCGG
- the meaB gene encoding methylmalonyl Co-A mutase-associated GTPase MeaB: MAPLPTNPDELLQRAGDGDRRALARALSIVERGGPSGAALIRATWVQGRGDGAPEQAFTVGITGAPGAGKSTLSASLCGELLRRDRSVAVLAIDPSSPFSGGAILGDRVRMGDVAGDDDVYIRSMATRGNLGGLAGATNDAVAVLGATGRDWVVVETVGVGQVETDIVDAADTTVVVVNPGWGDAIQANKAGLMEIADVFVVNKSDRDGARQTVTDLESMLNISGMMSRPDEHDGPGAEPQPIWRAPVVSTVGTTGEGVAELVDAIDAHAAHQRATGELARRRAANRSQRLREVAAGRVGAALDRLLRTEWGASLRTEVEGAYTDPWSAADRLLERLPAELERPD; this comes from the coding sequence ATGGCCCCACTGCCGACCAACCCCGACGAACTGCTGCAGCGGGCCGGCGACGGCGACCGCCGGGCGCTCGCCCGAGCCCTGTCGATCGTCGAGCGGGGTGGGCCCAGCGGTGCGGCGCTCATCCGGGCCACCTGGGTCCAGGGCAGAGGCGACGGGGCACCGGAGCAGGCCTTCACCGTGGGCATCACCGGCGCGCCCGGCGCGGGCAAGTCGACGCTGAGCGCCTCGCTGTGCGGCGAGCTGCTCCGGCGCGACCGGTCGGTGGCGGTGCTCGCCATCGATCCGTCCAGTCCCTTCTCCGGTGGCGCCATCCTGGGGGATCGGGTGCGGATGGGCGACGTCGCCGGCGACGACGACGTGTACATCCGGTCGATGGCGACCCGGGGCAACCTCGGTGGGCTCGCCGGGGCAACCAACGATGCCGTCGCCGTCCTGGGGGCGACCGGGCGTGATTGGGTCGTCGTCGAGACCGTTGGGGTCGGTCAGGTGGAGACCGACATCGTCGACGCCGCCGACACGACCGTCGTCGTGGTCAACCCGGGGTGGGGCGATGCCATCCAGGCCAACAAGGCGGGGCTGATGGAGATCGCCGACGTGTTCGTCGTCAACAAGTCCGACCGCGATGGCGCCCGCCAAACGGTGACCGATCTGGAGTCGATGCTGAACATCTCCGGCATGATGTCCCGGCCGGACGAGCACGACGGCCCTGGAGCCGAACCACAGCCGATCTGGCGGGCGCCCGTCGTGTCCACCGTCGGCACGACCGGTGAGGGGGTGGCCGAGTTGGTCGACGCGATCGACGCCCACGCCGCCCACCAGCGGGCGACCGGAGAGCTGGCCCGGCGCCGGGCGGCGAACCGCTCCCAACGCCTGCGTGAGGTGGCCGCCGGTCGGGTGGGAGCGGCCCTCGACCGCCTGCTCCGCACCGAGTGGGGGGCCTCGCTGCGCACCGAGGTCGAAGGTGCCTATACCGACCCGTGGAGTGCGGCGGACCGACTGCTCGAACGGCTGCCTGCCGAACTGGAGCGGCCAGACTGA
- a CDS encoding SGNH/GDSL hydrolase family protein, protein MLSSLGAMGLGALVVVFGLVVGAAAAPCNPTATLEYVAMGDSYSSGVGLPDATGECNRSTGYNYPNRIQQDQGFGSFTDVSCSGAKTEHFSTAKNDSSPPQFDALSDTTDVVTFTIGGNDLGFTSILAICALMDDCRDAYGGPGMPKLTAKIAGSVGDSIQQAMEDSAAHAPNADIFVLGYPDLLPATPTGSTWEQSCEPTSLFISDAERNDLRQVQAALNAEIELRVDAAGARVHYVDTYTPSIGHDACSSDPWVSVYTLYHLTDTAMIAMGGLVSEAIDAELTERCEAAVATTSTTTTAPPSTTLPPGTAPPGTADTGPEVPKATTTPSLPGPGSAPVQTPPPSLVPQKTSTRPTVTGAVVVRPTATPTPPPVPIVVAEPVAAANTQGAVGQSYPGGASGGLDQSTLGQSGRSGLASTGAEPRGFLIVGAVLFGVGAGLVVLNRRRLARFGGRGDRR, encoded by the coding sequence ATGCTGAGCAGCCTGGGTGCGATGGGCCTGGGCGCCCTCGTCGTCGTGTTCGGCCTGGTCGTCGGCGCTGCGGCCGCGCCGTGCAACCCGACCGCCACGTTGGAGTATGTGGCGATGGGCGACTCCTACAGCAGCGGCGTTGGCCTCCCCGACGCCACCGGCGAGTGCAACCGTTCAACCGGCTACAACTACCCGAACCGCATCCAGCAGGATCAGGGTTTCGGCAGCTTCACCGACGTCAGCTGTTCCGGGGCCAAGACCGAGCACTTCTCCACCGCCAAGAATGACTCCAGCCCGCCGCAGTTTGATGCGTTGTCGGACACCACCGACGTGGTCACCTTCACCATTGGCGGCAACGACCTGGGGTTCACCAGCATCCTCGCCATCTGTGCACTGATGGATGACTGCCGCGACGCCTACGGCGGCCCGGGCATGCCCAAGCTGACGGCCAAAATCGCCGGGTCGGTCGGCGACAGCATCCAGCAGGCGATGGAGGATTCGGCCGCCCATGCCCCGAACGCCGACATCTTCGTACTCGGCTACCCCGACCTGCTTCCTGCCACCCCGACCGGATCGACGTGGGAGCAGAGTTGCGAGCCGACCTCGTTGTTCATCTCCGACGCCGAGCGGAATGATCTGCGGCAGGTGCAGGCGGCGCTCAATGCCGAGATCGAGTTGCGGGTCGACGCGGCCGGCGCCCGAGTGCACTACGTGGATACCTACACGCCCAGCATCGGCCACGACGCGTGCTCAAGCGACCCGTGGGTGTCCGTCTACACCCTGTACCACCTCACCGACACCGCCATGATCGCCATGGGTGGGCTGGTCTCCGAGGCGATCGATGCCGAGCTGACCGAGCGGTGCGAAGCGGCTGTGGCCACCACCTCGACCACGACGACGGCGCCGCCGAGTACGACCCTGCCGCCAGGCACCGCGCCGCCCGGCACAGCCGACACCGGTCCCGAGGTGCCGAAGGCGACAACGACGCCCAGCCTCCCCGGCCCGGGCTCGGCGCCGGTGCAGACACCGCCCCCGTCGCTGGTGCCACAGAAGACGTCCACCCGGCCAACGGTGACCGGAGCGGTCGTTGTACGGCCGACCGCCACGCCGACTCCTCCTCCTGTTCCCATCGTGGTTGCCGAGCCGGTCGCGGCGGCCAACACCCAGGGCGCAGTCGGTCAGTCGTACCCGGGCGGCGCGTCGGGCGGCTTGGATCAGTCGACGCTTGGCCAGTCCGGCCGGTCGGGGCTGGCGAGCACCGGTGCGGAACCTCGTGGATTTCTGATCGTTGGAGCGGTGCTGTTCGGCGTCGGCGCGGGGCTGGTTGTGCTCAATCGGCGTCGACTCGCCCGATTCGGTGGGCGTGGTGACCGACGGTAG